In one Alosa alosa isolate M-15738 ecotype Scorff River chromosome 14, AALO_Geno_1.1, whole genome shotgun sequence genomic region, the following are encoded:
- the LOC125306742 gene encoding carnitine O-palmitoyltransferase 1, liver isoform-like isoform X1 has product MAEAHQAVAFQFTVSPEGIDLQLSHEALRQIYLSGVYSWKKRFVRFKNGVLTGVYPGSPTGLMLVLAAHIGRARYFQADPSLGIFTLLENYAPISRYMSPDTQQIVGGVIVGTGLWVGIFFVMRTVLKALLSWHGWMYVPRGTVPLKVRLWSVLVRLFSGHRTPQLYSFQTSLPRLPLPSIKDTMERYLESVRPLLTDDEFARMKGLAKDFEQNLGPRLQWYLRLKAWWSSNYVSDWWEEYVYLRGRGPIMVNSNYYAMDFLYVFPTHRQAARAGNAIHSIMLYRRKLDRAQIKPLFVLENRVPLCSAQFERLFNTARIPGKEMDTLQHHTNCKHIVVYHKGRYFKVWMFYDGRLLMPREIEQQMELILADDSPPQPGEEPLAALTAGDRVPWACAREAYFKHGRNRQSLETIEKAAFFVTLDDTEQRYDADRPLESLSSYAKSLLHGKCHDRWFDKTFNLIVFKNGTMGLNAEHSWADAPIIGHLWEQVLASDPFQLGYTDEGHCKGSPHPNMPDPVRLQWSIPAECQTMINHSLVTAKALADDVDIIIIPFHNFGKGLIKKCRTSPDAFIQIALQLAHFRDKGRFCLTYEASMTRLYREGRTETVRSCTMETCAFVRAMVNNEPREKTLQLLKLAAEKHQDMYRLAMTGKGIDRHLFCLYVVSKYLGEDSDFLKEVLSQPWSLSTSQTPLQQVELFDLTKHAEYVSSGGGFGPVADNGYGVSYVIIGENLITFHISSKHSGKETDSKRFGENIKKAMLDMVSLFQLVVKPL; this is encoded by the exons ATGGCAGAAGCGCATCAGGCTGTGGCCTTCCAGTTCACCGTCTCACCAGAGGGCATCGACCTCCAGTTGAGTCATGAGGCCCTCCGGCAGATTTACCTCTCGGGCGTCTACTCCTGGAAGAAGAGGTTCGTCCGCTTCAAG AATGGGGTACTTACAGGAGTGTATCCAGGAAGTCCCACTGGCCTAATGCTGGTGCTGGCAGCCCATATCGGCAGAGCTAGGTACTTCCAAGCAGATCCTTCACTCGGCATCTTCACACTCCTGGAGAACTACGCTCCTATAAG caggtaCATGTCCCCTGACACCCAGCAGATAGTAGGGGGCGTGATTGTGGGCACTGGCCTGTGGGTGGGCATCTTCTTCGTCATGAGGACGGTGCTAAAGGCTCTGCTTTCCTGGCATGGCTGGATGTATGTGCCACGGGGCACCGTGCCCTTAAAAGTCCGCCTCTGGtcg GTTCTGGTGCGGCTCTTCTCTGGTCACCGCACTCCACAGCTCTACAGCTTTCAGACGTCTCTGCCACGGTTGCCCTTGCCCTCTATTAAGGACACCATGGAACGG TATCTGGAGTCTGTGCGGCCCCTGTTGACTGATGATGAGTTTGCGCGGATGAAGGGGCTGGCCAAAGACTTTGAGCAGAATCTGGGGCCACGGCTGCAGTGGTACCTACGCCTCAAGGCCTGGTGGTCCTCTAACTAT gtgagtgatTGGTGGGAGGAGTATGTCTACCTCAGAGGGCGCGGTCCCATCATGGTCAACAGCAACTACTATGCAATG GACTTCCTGTATGTGTTCCCTACACACCGGCAGGCGGCGAGGGCAGGCAACGCCATCCATTCAATCATGCTGTACCGCAGGAAACTGGACAGAGCTCAGATCAAACCG CTCTTTGTGCTGGAGAACCGGGTTCCACTCTGCTCTGCCCAGTTTGAGCGCTTGTTTAACACTGCACGCATTCCAGGCAAGGAGATGG ACACACTGCAGCACCATACGAATTGCAAGCATATCGTGGTGTACCACAAGGGGCGCTATTTCAAAGTGTGGATGTTCTATGATGGTCGCCTGCTGATGCCCAGAGAGATCGAACAACAGATGGAGCTCATCCTGGCCGACGACTCGCCACCCCAACCAGGAGAGGAGCCGCTGGCCGCCCTCACTGCTGGAGACAG GGTGCCGTGGGCCTGTGCTCGGGAGGCCTACTTTAAGCATGGCCGCAACCGGCAGTCGTTGGAAACTATTGAAAAGGCCGCTTTCTTTGTCACCCTTGACGATACGGAGCAGCGCTACGACGCGGACAGACCACTGGAATCACTGAGCAGCTATGCCAAGTCCCTCCTCCACGGAAAGTGCCACGACAG GTGGTTTGATAAGACCTTCAACCTGATCGTCTTCAAGAACGGAACCATGGGCCTGAACGCCGAGCACAGTTGGGCAGACGCTCCCATCATAGGACACCTGTgggag caaGTGTTAGCCAGTGACCCCTTCCAGCTGGGCTACACAGATGAAGGACACTGCAAAGGCAGCCCCCACCCCAACATGCCTGACCCTGTGCGTCTGCAGTGGAGCATTCCAGCTGAg TGCCAGACCATGATCAACCACTCCCTGGTGACAGCCAAGGCGCTGGCTGATGATGTCGACATAATCATCATCCCGTTCCACAACTTTGGAAAGGGTCTGATCAAGAAGTGCAGGACCAGCCCTGATGCCTTCATCCAGATAGCTCTGCAGCTGGCTCACTTCAGG GATAAAGGGCGTTTCTGTCTGACCTATGAGGCATCCATGACACGCTTATATAGGGAAGGACGCACTGAGACCGTCCGCTCCTGCACCATGGAGACTTGCGCCTTTGTCCGTGCCATGGTCAACAACgagcct AGGGAGAAGACATTGCAGCTCCTGAAGCTGGCTGCAGAGAAGCACCAGGATATGTACAGGCTGGCCATGACCGGCAAGGGCATCGACCGCCACCTCTTCTGCCTCTACGTTGTGTCCAAGTACCTGGGCGAGGACTCCGACTTCCTCAAAGAG GTTCTGTCTCAGCCCTGGAGTCTCTCCACCAGCCAGACTCCACTGCAGCAGGTGGAGCTGTTTGACCTGACCAAGCATGCGGAGTATGTGTCCAGCGGAGGGGGCTTCGGaccg GTGGCAGATAATGGTTATGGAGTGTCCTATGTGATTATTGGTGAGAACCTCATCACGTTCCACATCTCCAGTAAACATTCCGGCAAAGAAACT GACTCCAAACGATTTGGCGAGAACATCAAGAAGGCTATGCTGGACATGGTGAGCCTGTTCCAGTTGGTGGTGAAGCCTCTTTAA
- the LOC125306742 gene encoding carnitine O-palmitoyltransferase 1, liver isoform-like isoform X2: protein MAEAHQAVAFQFTVSPEGIDLQLSHEALRQIYLSGVYSWKKRFVRFKNGVLTGVYPGSPTGLMLVLAAHIGRARYFQADPSLGIFTLLENYAPISRYMSPDTQQIVGGVIVGTGLWVGIFFVMRTVLKALLSWHGWMYVPRGTVPLKVRLWSVLVRLFSGHRTPQLYSFQTSLPRLPLPSIKDTMERYLESVRPLLTDDEFARMKGLAKDFEQNLGPRLQWYLRLKAWWSSNYVSDWWEEYVYLRGRGPIMVNSNYYAMDFLYVFPTHRQAARAGNAIHSIMLYRRKLDRAQIKPLMLQNTIPMCSSQYERMFNTSRVPGPDRDTLQHHTNCKHIVVYHKGRYFKVWMFYDGRLLMPREIEQQMELILADDSPPQPGEEPLAALTAGDRVPWACAREAYFKHGRNRQSLETIEKAAFFVTLDDTEQRYDADRPLESLSSYAKSLLHGKCHDRWFDKTFNLIVFKNGTMGLNAEHSWADAPIIGHLWEQVLASDPFQLGYTDEGHCKGSPHPNMPDPVRLQWSIPAECQTMINHSLVTAKALADDVDIIIIPFHNFGKGLIKKCRTSPDAFIQIALQLAHFRDKGRFCLTYEASMTRLYREGRTETVRSCTMETCAFVRAMVNNEPREKTLQLLKLAAEKHQDMYRLAMTGKGIDRHLFCLYVVSKYLGEDSDFLKEVLSQPWSLSTSQTPLQQVELFDLTKHAEYVSSGGGFGPVADNGYGVSYVIIGENLITFHISSKHSGKETDSKRFGENIKKAMLDMVSLFQLVVKPL, encoded by the exons ATGGCAGAAGCGCATCAGGCTGTGGCCTTCCAGTTCACCGTCTCACCAGAGGGCATCGACCTCCAGTTGAGTCATGAGGCCCTCCGGCAGATTTACCTCTCGGGCGTCTACTCCTGGAAGAAGAGGTTCGTCCGCTTCAAG AATGGGGTACTTACAGGAGTGTATCCAGGAAGTCCCACTGGCCTAATGCTGGTGCTGGCAGCCCATATCGGCAGAGCTAGGTACTTCCAAGCAGATCCTTCACTCGGCATCTTCACACTCCTGGAGAACTACGCTCCTATAAG caggtaCATGTCCCCTGACACCCAGCAGATAGTAGGGGGCGTGATTGTGGGCACTGGCCTGTGGGTGGGCATCTTCTTCGTCATGAGGACGGTGCTAAAGGCTCTGCTTTCCTGGCATGGCTGGATGTATGTGCCACGGGGCACCGTGCCCTTAAAAGTCCGCCTCTGGtcg GTTCTGGTGCGGCTCTTCTCTGGTCACCGCACTCCACAGCTCTACAGCTTTCAGACGTCTCTGCCACGGTTGCCCTTGCCCTCTATTAAGGACACCATGGAACGG TATCTGGAGTCTGTGCGGCCCCTGTTGACTGATGATGAGTTTGCGCGGATGAAGGGGCTGGCCAAAGACTTTGAGCAGAATCTGGGGCCACGGCTGCAGTGGTACCTACGCCTCAAGGCCTGGTGGTCCTCTAACTAT gtgagtgatTGGTGGGAGGAGTATGTCTACCTCAGAGGGCGCGGTCCCATCATGGTCAACAGCAACTACTATGCAATG GACTTCCTGTATGTGTTCCCTACACACCGGCAGGCGGCGAGGGCAGGCAACGCCATCCATTCAATCATGCTGTACCGCAGGAAACTGGACAGAGCTCAGATCAAACCG TTAATGCTTCAAAACACCATTCCCATGTGTTCATCCCAGTATGAGCGAATGTTCAACACCAGTCGTGTACCAGGGCCAGACAGAG ACACACTGCAGCACCATACGAATTGCAAGCATATCGTGGTGTACCACAAGGGGCGCTATTTCAAAGTGTGGATGTTCTATGATGGTCGCCTGCTGATGCCCAGAGAGATCGAACAACAGATGGAGCTCATCCTGGCCGACGACTCGCCACCCCAACCAGGAGAGGAGCCGCTGGCCGCCCTCACTGCTGGAGACAG GGTGCCGTGGGCCTGTGCTCGGGAGGCCTACTTTAAGCATGGCCGCAACCGGCAGTCGTTGGAAACTATTGAAAAGGCCGCTTTCTTTGTCACCCTTGACGATACGGAGCAGCGCTACGACGCGGACAGACCACTGGAATCACTGAGCAGCTATGCCAAGTCCCTCCTCCACGGAAAGTGCCACGACAG GTGGTTTGATAAGACCTTCAACCTGATCGTCTTCAAGAACGGAACCATGGGCCTGAACGCCGAGCACAGTTGGGCAGACGCTCCCATCATAGGACACCTGTgggag caaGTGTTAGCCAGTGACCCCTTCCAGCTGGGCTACACAGATGAAGGACACTGCAAAGGCAGCCCCCACCCCAACATGCCTGACCCTGTGCGTCTGCAGTGGAGCATTCCAGCTGAg TGCCAGACCATGATCAACCACTCCCTGGTGACAGCCAAGGCGCTGGCTGATGATGTCGACATAATCATCATCCCGTTCCACAACTTTGGAAAGGGTCTGATCAAGAAGTGCAGGACCAGCCCTGATGCCTTCATCCAGATAGCTCTGCAGCTGGCTCACTTCAGG GATAAAGGGCGTTTCTGTCTGACCTATGAGGCATCCATGACACGCTTATATAGGGAAGGACGCACTGAGACCGTCCGCTCCTGCACCATGGAGACTTGCGCCTTTGTCCGTGCCATGGTCAACAACgagcct AGGGAGAAGACATTGCAGCTCCTGAAGCTGGCTGCAGAGAAGCACCAGGATATGTACAGGCTGGCCATGACCGGCAAGGGCATCGACCGCCACCTCTTCTGCCTCTACGTTGTGTCCAAGTACCTGGGCGAGGACTCCGACTTCCTCAAAGAG GTTCTGTCTCAGCCCTGGAGTCTCTCCACCAGCCAGACTCCACTGCAGCAGGTGGAGCTGTTTGACCTGACCAAGCATGCGGAGTATGTGTCCAGCGGAGGGGGCTTCGGaccg GTGGCAGATAATGGTTATGGAGTGTCCTATGTGATTATTGGTGAGAACCTCATCACGTTCCACATCTCCAGTAAACATTCCGGCAAAGAAACT GACTCCAAACGATTTGGCGAGAACATCAAGAAGGCTATGCTGGACATGGTGAGCCTGTTCCAGTTGGTGGTGAAGCCTCTTTAA
- the LOC125306742 gene encoding carnitine O-palmitoyltransferase 1, liver isoform-like isoform X3 encodes MAEAHQAVAFQFTVSPEGIDLQLSHEALRQIYLSGVYSWKKRFVRFKNGVLTGVYPGSPTGLMLVLAAHIGRARYFQADPSLGIFTLLENYAPIRYMSPDTQQIVGGVIVGTGLWVGIFFVMRTVLKALLSWHGWMYVPRGTVPLKVRLWSVLVRLFSGHRTPQLYSFQTSLPRLPLPSIKDTMERYLESVRPLLTDDEFARMKGLAKDFEQNLGPRLQWYLRLKAWWSSNYVSDWWEEYVYLRGRGPIMVNSNYYAMDFLYVFPTHRQAARAGNAIHSIMLYRRKLDRAQIKPLFVLENRVPLCSAQFERLFNTARIPGKEMDTLQHHTNCKHIVVYHKGRYFKVWMFYDGRLLMPREIEQQMELILADDSPPQPGEEPLAALTAGDRVPWACAREAYFKHGRNRQSLETIEKAAFFVTLDDTEQRYDADRPLESLSSYAKSLLHGKCHDRWFDKTFNLIVFKNGTMGLNAEHSWADAPIIGHLWEQVLASDPFQLGYTDEGHCKGSPHPNMPDPVRLQWSIPAECQTMINHSLVTAKALADDVDIIIIPFHNFGKGLIKKCRTSPDAFIQIALQLAHFRDKGRFCLTYEASMTRLYREGRTETVRSCTMETCAFVRAMVNNEPREKTLQLLKLAAEKHQDMYRLAMTGKGIDRHLFCLYVVSKYLGEDSDFLKEVLSQPWSLSTSQTPLQQVELFDLTKHAEYVSSGGGFGPVADNGYGVSYVIIGENLITFHISSKHSGKETDSKRFGENIKKAMLDMVSLFQLVVKPL; translated from the exons ATGGCAGAAGCGCATCAGGCTGTGGCCTTCCAGTTCACCGTCTCACCAGAGGGCATCGACCTCCAGTTGAGTCATGAGGCCCTCCGGCAGATTTACCTCTCGGGCGTCTACTCCTGGAAGAAGAGGTTCGTCCGCTTCAAG AATGGGGTACTTACAGGAGTGTATCCAGGAAGTCCCACTGGCCTAATGCTGGTGCTGGCAGCCCATATCGGCAGAGCTAGGTACTTCCAAGCAGATCCTTCACTCGGCATCTTCACACTCCTGGAGAACTACGCTCCTATAAG gtaCATGTCCCCTGACACCCAGCAGATAGTAGGGGGCGTGATTGTGGGCACTGGCCTGTGGGTGGGCATCTTCTTCGTCATGAGGACGGTGCTAAAGGCTCTGCTTTCCTGGCATGGCTGGATGTATGTGCCACGGGGCACCGTGCCCTTAAAAGTCCGCCTCTGGtcg GTTCTGGTGCGGCTCTTCTCTGGTCACCGCACTCCACAGCTCTACAGCTTTCAGACGTCTCTGCCACGGTTGCCCTTGCCCTCTATTAAGGACACCATGGAACGG TATCTGGAGTCTGTGCGGCCCCTGTTGACTGATGATGAGTTTGCGCGGATGAAGGGGCTGGCCAAAGACTTTGAGCAGAATCTGGGGCCACGGCTGCAGTGGTACCTACGCCTCAAGGCCTGGTGGTCCTCTAACTAT gtgagtgatTGGTGGGAGGAGTATGTCTACCTCAGAGGGCGCGGTCCCATCATGGTCAACAGCAACTACTATGCAATG GACTTCCTGTATGTGTTCCCTACACACCGGCAGGCGGCGAGGGCAGGCAACGCCATCCATTCAATCATGCTGTACCGCAGGAAACTGGACAGAGCTCAGATCAAACCG CTCTTTGTGCTGGAGAACCGGGTTCCACTCTGCTCTGCCCAGTTTGAGCGCTTGTTTAACACTGCACGCATTCCAGGCAAGGAGATGG ACACACTGCAGCACCATACGAATTGCAAGCATATCGTGGTGTACCACAAGGGGCGCTATTTCAAAGTGTGGATGTTCTATGATGGTCGCCTGCTGATGCCCAGAGAGATCGAACAACAGATGGAGCTCATCCTGGCCGACGACTCGCCACCCCAACCAGGAGAGGAGCCGCTGGCCGCCCTCACTGCTGGAGACAG GGTGCCGTGGGCCTGTGCTCGGGAGGCCTACTTTAAGCATGGCCGCAACCGGCAGTCGTTGGAAACTATTGAAAAGGCCGCTTTCTTTGTCACCCTTGACGATACGGAGCAGCGCTACGACGCGGACAGACCACTGGAATCACTGAGCAGCTATGCCAAGTCCCTCCTCCACGGAAAGTGCCACGACAG GTGGTTTGATAAGACCTTCAACCTGATCGTCTTCAAGAACGGAACCATGGGCCTGAACGCCGAGCACAGTTGGGCAGACGCTCCCATCATAGGACACCTGTgggag caaGTGTTAGCCAGTGACCCCTTCCAGCTGGGCTACACAGATGAAGGACACTGCAAAGGCAGCCCCCACCCCAACATGCCTGACCCTGTGCGTCTGCAGTGGAGCATTCCAGCTGAg TGCCAGACCATGATCAACCACTCCCTGGTGACAGCCAAGGCGCTGGCTGATGATGTCGACATAATCATCATCCCGTTCCACAACTTTGGAAAGGGTCTGATCAAGAAGTGCAGGACCAGCCCTGATGCCTTCATCCAGATAGCTCTGCAGCTGGCTCACTTCAGG GATAAAGGGCGTTTCTGTCTGACCTATGAGGCATCCATGACACGCTTATATAGGGAAGGACGCACTGAGACCGTCCGCTCCTGCACCATGGAGACTTGCGCCTTTGTCCGTGCCATGGTCAACAACgagcct AGGGAGAAGACATTGCAGCTCCTGAAGCTGGCTGCAGAGAAGCACCAGGATATGTACAGGCTGGCCATGACCGGCAAGGGCATCGACCGCCACCTCTTCTGCCTCTACGTTGTGTCCAAGTACCTGGGCGAGGACTCCGACTTCCTCAAAGAG GTTCTGTCTCAGCCCTGGAGTCTCTCCACCAGCCAGACTCCACTGCAGCAGGTGGAGCTGTTTGACCTGACCAAGCATGCGGAGTATGTGTCCAGCGGAGGGGGCTTCGGaccg GTGGCAGATAATGGTTATGGAGTGTCCTATGTGATTATTGGTGAGAACCTCATCACGTTCCACATCTCCAGTAAACATTCCGGCAAAGAAACT GACTCCAAACGATTTGGCGAGAACATCAAGAAGGCTATGCTGGACATGGTGAGCCTGTTCCAGTTGGTGGTGAAGCCTCTTTAA
- the LOC125306742 gene encoding carnitine O-palmitoyltransferase 1, liver isoform-like isoform X4, whose protein sequence is MAEAHQAVAFQFTVSPEGIDLQLSHEALRQIYLSGVYSWKKRFVRFKNGVLTGVYPGSPTGLMLVLAAHIGRARYFQADPSLGIFTLLENYAPIRYMSPDTQQIVGGVIVGTGLWVGIFFVMRTVLKALLSWHGWMYVPRGTVPLKVRLWSVLVRLFSGHRTPQLYSFQTSLPRLPLPSIKDTMERYLESVRPLLTDDEFARMKGLAKDFEQNLGPRLQWYLRLKAWWSSNYVSDWWEEYVYLRGRGPIMVNSNYYAMDFLYVFPTHRQAARAGNAIHSIMLYRRKLDRAQIKPLMLQNTIPMCSSQYERMFNTSRVPGPDRDTLQHHTNCKHIVVYHKGRYFKVWMFYDGRLLMPREIEQQMELILADDSPPQPGEEPLAALTAGDRVPWACAREAYFKHGRNRQSLETIEKAAFFVTLDDTEQRYDADRPLESLSSYAKSLLHGKCHDRWFDKTFNLIVFKNGTMGLNAEHSWADAPIIGHLWEQVLASDPFQLGYTDEGHCKGSPHPNMPDPVRLQWSIPAECQTMINHSLVTAKALADDVDIIIIPFHNFGKGLIKKCRTSPDAFIQIALQLAHFRDKGRFCLTYEASMTRLYREGRTETVRSCTMETCAFVRAMVNNEPREKTLQLLKLAAEKHQDMYRLAMTGKGIDRHLFCLYVVSKYLGEDSDFLKEVLSQPWSLSTSQTPLQQVELFDLTKHAEYVSSGGGFGPVADNGYGVSYVIIGENLITFHISSKHSGKETDSKRFGENIKKAMLDMVSLFQLVVKPL, encoded by the exons ATGGCAGAAGCGCATCAGGCTGTGGCCTTCCAGTTCACCGTCTCACCAGAGGGCATCGACCTCCAGTTGAGTCATGAGGCCCTCCGGCAGATTTACCTCTCGGGCGTCTACTCCTGGAAGAAGAGGTTCGTCCGCTTCAAG AATGGGGTACTTACAGGAGTGTATCCAGGAAGTCCCACTGGCCTAATGCTGGTGCTGGCAGCCCATATCGGCAGAGCTAGGTACTTCCAAGCAGATCCTTCACTCGGCATCTTCACACTCCTGGAGAACTACGCTCCTATAAG gtaCATGTCCCCTGACACCCAGCAGATAGTAGGGGGCGTGATTGTGGGCACTGGCCTGTGGGTGGGCATCTTCTTCGTCATGAGGACGGTGCTAAAGGCTCTGCTTTCCTGGCATGGCTGGATGTATGTGCCACGGGGCACCGTGCCCTTAAAAGTCCGCCTCTGGtcg GTTCTGGTGCGGCTCTTCTCTGGTCACCGCACTCCACAGCTCTACAGCTTTCAGACGTCTCTGCCACGGTTGCCCTTGCCCTCTATTAAGGACACCATGGAACGG TATCTGGAGTCTGTGCGGCCCCTGTTGACTGATGATGAGTTTGCGCGGATGAAGGGGCTGGCCAAAGACTTTGAGCAGAATCTGGGGCCACGGCTGCAGTGGTACCTACGCCTCAAGGCCTGGTGGTCCTCTAACTAT gtgagtgatTGGTGGGAGGAGTATGTCTACCTCAGAGGGCGCGGTCCCATCATGGTCAACAGCAACTACTATGCAATG GACTTCCTGTATGTGTTCCCTACACACCGGCAGGCGGCGAGGGCAGGCAACGCCATCCATTCAATCATGCTGTACCGCAGGAAACTGGACAGAGCTCAGATCAAACCG TTAATGCTTCAAAACACCATTCCCATGTGTTCATCCCAGTATGAGCGAATGTTCAACACCAGTCGTGTACCAGGGCCAGACAGAG ACACACTGCAGCACCATACGAATTGCAAGCATATCGTGGTGTACCACAAGGGGCGCTATTTCAAAGTGTGGATGTTCTATGATGGTCGCCTGCTGATGCCCAGAGAGATCGAACAACAGATGGAGCTCATCCTGGCCGACGACTCGCCACCCCAACCAGGAGAGGAGCCGCTGGCCGCCCTCACTGCTGGAGACAG GGTGCCGTGGGCCTGTGCTCGGGAGGCCTACTTTAAGCATGGCCGCAACCGGCAGTCGTTGGAAACTATTGAAAAGGCCGCTTTCTTTGTCACCCTTGACGATACGGAGCAGCGCTACGACGCGGACAGACCACTGGAATCACTGAGCAGCTATGCCAAGTCCCTCCTCCACGGAAAGTGCCACGACAG GTGGTTTGATAAGACCTTCAACCTGATCGTCTTCAAGAACGGAACCATGGGCCTGAACGCCGAGCACAGTTGGGCAGACGCTCCCATCATAGGACACCTGTgggag caaGTGTTAGCCAGTGACCCCTTCCAGCTGGGCTACACAGATGAAGGACACTGCAAAGGCAGCCCCCACCCCAACATGCCTGACCCTGTGCGTCTGCAGTGGAGCATTCCAGCTGAg TGCCAGACCATGATCAACCACTCCCTGGTGACAGCCAAGGCGCTGGCTGATGATGTCGACATAATCATCATCCCGTTCCACAACTTTGGAAAGGGTCTGATCAAGAAGTGCAGGACCAGCCCTGATGCCTTCATCCAGATAGCTCTGCAGCTGGCTCACTTCAGG GATAAAGGGCGTTTCTGTCTGACCTATGAGGCATCCATGACACGCTTATATAGGGAAGGACGCACTGAGACCGTCCGCTCCTGCACCATGGAGACTTGCGCCTTTGTCCGTGCCATGGTCAACAACgagcct AGGGAGAAGACATTGCAGCTCCTGAAGCTGGCTGCAGAGAAGCACCAGGATATGTACAGGCTGGCCATGACCGGCAAGGGCATCGACCGCCACCTCTTCTGCCTCTACGTTGTGTCCAAGTACCTGGGCGAGGACTCCGACTTCCTCAAAGAG GTTCTGTCTCAGCCCTGGAGTCTCTCCACCAGCCAGACTCCACTGCAGCAGGTGGAGCTGTTTGACCTGACCAAGCATGCGGAGTATGTGTCCAGCGGAGGGGGCTTCGGaccg GTGGCAGATAATGGTTATGGAGTGTCCTATGTGATTATTGGTGAGAACCTCATCACGTTCCACATCTCCAGTAAACATTCCGGCAAAGAAACT GACTCCAAACGATTTGGCGAGAACATCAAGAAGGCTATGCTGGACATGGTGAGCCTGTTCCAGTTGGTGGTGAAGCCTCTTTAA